In a single window of the Saccharothrix australiensis genome:
- a CDS encoding primosomal protein, whose product MAQDIVPIELGLTQGDVVTLWAPRWREEGEEWEAFLGHEEDLYAFPDAAHLAAFVRKAEEHDLTDHPAWHVVPGLSVGELSPDDNHQFDLVGVPELVAEEPDTWVIGELADVVSIVRSLADVCDLEKVHEVLDSAEGFALLPQGTLPFTGREGQALWTEIAQVVADKWDDVLDAIDEVVTTPDVDEAALEVAREELAAFESETAAASADDEAEDADDEDGAEPAGFWAEVGIDPIKIITGAGEYYTLRCYLDDQPLFLGRKGRIDVFGSPRALSRFIVEADDNDLAEVATWGELVVKATGGDLEVEVDPDNVYVLTGLDEDIADGPDAVDPAQLDLAVELLEDAGEWAGDDAVKVALDQSESLGWLVSYVLKPNPTRLAPSAPFDAEVAAWRTLVAAFEDRLKVH is encoded by the coding sequence ATGGCACAGGACATCGTCCCGATCGAGCTGGGGCTCACCCAGGGTGATGTCGTCACCCTGTGGGCCCCGCGCTGGCGGGAAGAGGGCGAGGAGTGGGAGGCATTCCTCGGCCACGAGGAGGACCTGTACGCCTTCCCGGACGCCGCGCACCTCGCGGCGTTCGTGCGCAAGGCCGAGGAGCACGACCTGACCGACCACCCCGCGTGGCACGTCGTGCCGGGGCTGTCCGTCGGCGAGCTGTCCCCGGACGACAACCACCAGTTCGACCTGGTTGGCGTGCCGGAGCTGGTCGCCGAGGAGCCCGACACCTGGGTCATCGGCGAACTCGCCGACGTGGTGTCGATCGTGCGCTCGCTGGCCGACGTGTGCGACCTGGAGAAGGTGCACGAGGTGCTGGACTCGGCGGAGGGCTTCGCCCTGCTGCCGCAGGGCACGCTGCCGTTCACCGGGCGCGAGGGCCAGGCGCTGTGGACCGAGATCGCCCAGGTCGTCGCCGACAAGTGGGACGACGTGCTGGACGCGATCGACGAGGTCGTCACCACGCCGGACGTGGACGAGGCGGCGCTGGAGGTCGCGCGCGAGGAGCTGGCCGCCTTCGAGAGCGAGACCGCGGCGGCCTCCGCCGACGACGAGGCCGAGGACGCGGACGACGAGGACGGCGCGGAGCCGGCCGGCTTCTGGGCCGAGGTCGGCATCGACCCCATCAAGATCATCACGGGCGCGGGCGAGTACTACACGCTGCGCTGCTACCTGGACGACCAGCCGCTGTTCCTGGGCCGCAAGGGCCGGATCGACGTGTTCGGCTCGCCGCGCGCGCTGTCCCGGTTCATCGTGGAGGCCGACGACAACGACCTCGCCGAGGTGGCCACCTGGGGCGAGCTGGTGGTCAAGGCGACCGGCGGCGACCTGGAGGTCGAGGTCGACCCGGACAACGTCTACGTGCTCACCGGCCTGGACGAGGACATCGCCGACGGGCCCGACGCCGTCGACCCGGCGCAGCTCGACCTCGCGGTGGAGCTGCTGGAGGACGCCGGCGAGTGGGCGGGCGACGACGCGGTGAAGGTCGCGCTCGACCAGTCCGAGTCGCTGGGCTGGCTGGTGTCCTACGTGCTGAAGCCGAACCCGACGCGGCTCGCGCCCAGCGCGCCGTTCGACGCCGAGGTGGCGGCGTGGCGGACGCTGGTCGCGGCGTTCGAGGACCGGCTGAAGGTCCACTAG
- a CDS encoding adenosine deaminase: protein MPTPLSPEAIRSAPKVLLHDHLDGGLRPQTVIELAEACGHQGLPTTDPVALGNWFRDNANSGSLVRYLEGFAHTCGVMQDEAALVRVASEAAQDLAADGVVYAEVRYAPELFTERGLTLEQAVEAVQEGFRQGEAAAGNRIKVGTLLCAMRQNDGWQRIADLVVRYRDAGVVGFDIAGPELGFPATRELPAFEYLRQQNAHFTIHAGEADGAESIWRAVQFCGAERLGHGVRLTEDIEGDKVGHLAAYVRDRRIALEMCPTSNVQTGAVASLAEHPIKRLDALGFRVTVNTDNRLMSDCSMSGEFATVVERFGFGWDDLRRFTVNAAKAAFLPLDERRALIRDVVEPGYAALAE from the coding sequence CTCGCCGAAGCCTGCGGCCACCAGGGCCTGCCCACCACCGACCCGGTCGCGCTGGGCAACTGGTTCCGCGACAACGCCAACTCGGGCTCGCTGGTGCGCTACCTGGAGGGTTTCGCGCACACCTGCGGTGTCATGCAGGACGAGGCCGCGCTCGTCCGCGTCGCGTCGGAGGCCGCGCAGGACCTCGCGGCGGACGGCGTCGTGTACGCGGAGGTCCGGTACGCGCCGGAGCTGTTCACCGAGCGGGGCCTGACCCTGGAGCAGGCCGTCGAGGCCGTGCAGGAGGGCTTCCGCCAGGGCGAGGCCGCCGCGGGCAACCGGATCAAGGTCGGCACGCTGCTGTGCGCGATGCGCCAGAACGACGGCTGGCAGCGCATCGCCGACCTGGTGGTCCGCTACCGGGACGCGGGCGTGGTCGGGTTCGACATCGCCGGTCCGGAGCTGGGCTTCCCGGCGACCCGCGAGCTGCCCGCGTTCGAGTACCTGCGGCAGCAGAACGCCCACTTCACCATCCACGCGGGCGAGGCGGACGGCGCCGAGTCGATCTGGCGCGCGGTGCAGTTCTGCGGCGCGGAGCGGCTGGGCCACGGCGTGCGCCTCACCGAGGACATCGAGGGCGACAAGGTCGGCCACCTCGCCGCGTACGTGCGGGACCGGCGGATCGCGCTGGAGATGTGCCCGACCTCCAACGTGCAGACCGGCGCGGTCGCCTCGCTCGCCGAGCACCCGATCAAGCGCCTGGACGCGCTCGGCTTCCGGGTCACGGTGAACACCGACAACCGGCTGATGAGCGACTGCTCCATGTCCGGCGAGTTCGCGACCGTGGTCGAGCGGTTCGGGTTCGGCTGGGACGACCTGCGCCGCTTCACGGTGAACGCCGCCAAGGCCGCGTTCCTGCCGCTGGACGAGCGCCGCGCCCTGATCCGGGACGTCGTCGAGCCGGGTTACGCCGCGCTCGCCGAGTAG